The Aspergillus flavus chromosome 2, complete sequence region GCCCTAACCTATTGGACAGCGGACTATCTCTCAGGCCCGACTCGAGGATTCATGTGAATCACCAGAATTAGTCGCATTTGTCTATGATTCACAAGGAAGTTCACAACAGTATATTCATGAAGCTTTGAAGTGCTGTCAAAAGTACAACACGGTTATCTCCCTGAGAGTTagtttgatcttcttccctcCTGGCAGTGGCTGTTCTCCACTGAAGGAGCATTTGTTAGGTGTTGCTTAGCCCTATAAGACAATAACAGTCTATTCCACTCAgactatgtatgtatagcAAGCAAGAGCAACCAACATGACATTGCCCGTCACGCGCCAGGTGTGAGAATAATAGAACATTGGATATGAATGCCCCTGGGACGAAGCTGATCAAAATTAACTAATTAGTATATCTAGCCTTGCAAGACTATATGACCTTGAGCCGGGCAGGTTTGGACCCTAAGTAGCAGTTGGACTACTATTCAATTATCTTTTCCCCTATATAGTGAATAGGAAGGTAGGCACTAAGTATACGGCGATCATATGTAGTCATTAATTGGTTGTCTAGTCATTGCTGACTCAGCCCTGTACATTCCTGAAGTTTCTCCAGATAATCTGGATGGAACCTGGAACAAGCATATTGTAACCGTGGCTTGCTAATTCATCTTGGTATCCTGCTCTCGTTAGCAACTCCAGAATGGGTATACCCACTAGTCTCAAGGAACCTAGCTGTTTCAAGTAATGATAATCTATGGAGTTCCATGTCGGCTATGGATTAAATTGAGATTGCGCCATCGCTCCTACTGGTACTTAAACGTACACAACCAATCCACAAGGTTATGTGGACcggtgaagagaaagaaggtcgTCAAATCTGGATCCTTTGGGGATTGCTCGTTAACCATTCTTGACAGTTGATGGTGGTACATACCGAAGTAATCGAGTCTAACTCTTGGCCAACAAGAATCGGACCTGTGAAAGGGTTTAGGATATACTGGGTTATATCAGCAAAGAGAGCGATGAAGGTTACATTCTCAATCCTAACAAGTTTTCACCGCTACATAAAACTAAGCAAGTTGTATTACTGGATGCTTGAACCCTCGGCCTGGTTTCTGAGAGGCTTAGCTGTCACAGAGGAAGTACACGTACAGGTTCGTCGGTGTAGCTGCAGTGTTGGAAGGGATACCGCTGCACGTTTTCTGGAGAAGAGCCTGAAGTATGAAGTACCAGTATCTAGATCGGGTGTATCTATAATCAGGAAAATATTGGACCAGGAAGGTAACCTTGATGTTCTAGATACAGTACAGCGGTACCGAAAGTGGAAGGTAATCTTGCTTTCcatactactagtatgtacatacatatgtaGTAGGTATGGATTTCAAGGTCGAATCTTCTATCAGAGTAGGTAATGTTTGCTTCCTTCCTGGCCTGGTAAATACCCCAGCCGTACTCAAAGAAACTAAAAATCTGACGTGACCCGTACCGTACttggaagaaacaaacaacaacctGTGTAAGTCTGACTAAACCCGGTTGGGTATCGATAGTCAAGTCACCTATCAATCCGCCGCCAACGCTCTCTGACGACAGTCCCTGCCCCAACTTCTTTCAATATGGCGTTTAATCACCGTCTCTAAGGCCCTTCAATGCTAAGTTTCGATATAAGTCTCGTTCATGCTTGCACTTGAAAGCGTGACGCGGTCGACTTACAGGGACACAAGCAGTCCAATATCCGCCTGTTTTGCTGCCAAGTAAGAAGACAAACAACATCAGCTAAGCTGCGCGCCGAGTGAGCTGAGGCCTGGGGCACCCCCCGTGTCAGTTCAGCAAAAAGGTGGATCTGACTGCTGCACCTCGACCCTCTTGTTGCTGTGACGAAAGGACTCATGGCTGGAGAGACTACCGCCGCCAATTATTCCCCCGACCTCACCGCCCCCTCATTACCTGCACCTTACAGACTAGACGAGGGTTACTCGGACGAAACTAGAAGCCAGGTGGACAAGGAACTTGCGGACCTGCCCTCGGATGATGTGATGCCTCTCCCCGATTGGCTTCTAGCGAATAGCGAAGAAGATAGGGCTGGTGCGTTGAACCTTCCCGCCAGCCAGCGCCGTTCGCGTCTCTGAACGGCCAAACTGATGTCTTCCGCCTTTTATTTGTCGGCATTGATGCTTACTATTCATCATGTATAGAGATTGCCTACAGTTTATTACGCACACTACCCACTTCTACCGTGGCCGCGGTTGTCGACCGCCTTGCGCCTGTGTTGCACATGGATCCCGTTGTCAAGCTCCCCCCCGAGATCACCTCCGAGATCTTCTCCTACCTTGAGCCCAAGACTCTCTTGACAGCTTCATTGGCATCTCGTGCCTGGCGGGGCCGTATAATTGACTCTGGTCTGTGGCGAGGAAAGTATATCGATGAAGGCTGGCgcgttgatattgatgcaaTCCGTTCGTTTGAGGAAAGACAATCCAAACTTTCGTCCCCGAGTCTTCGTAAATCCCGCTTAAGGAACGCCGATACAGATGATGGAGAACCGAAGAATAAGAAACGCGTACCTCCATGCTGGTTAGACTCGCGTTCGACAGGATATGTGGGCAGTTACATAATCGGGCGGCAAGATGGACAACAAACCTCTGCGGAGGCTGATACTGAGGGTGATCACCTCATGAGCGATGTTGCAAATGACCAGAGCGGGTCAACTTCCTCTGAACACCAGTTACGCTCGAGCAGCATTCGAGAGACTCAGACAGAGCTCTCTCGCACCACGCCTGGACCCATGCCATCATCAGCTCAGTCGTCCCCAAAATCCTCTATTTTGCTGCGGATGCCCAATGGTGGTGTCAGAATTAACTGGCTTCATCTCTATAAGCAACGTAGACGACTGGAAGAGAATTGGAATAGAGGTCGCCTCACAAAATTCCAGATTCCCCACCCTGAGCACTTGGCGGAGTGCCACAAAGaatgtatatattcaatcCAATTCTGGGGGAATTGGCTGGTGAGTGGTAGTCGAGATAGGACTGTCCGAGTTTGGAATATAGATACGCAGAGACTGCGTTATCGCCCTCTTGTGGGCCACTCCAAATCGGTGCTCTGTCTCCAATTCGATCCCCGACCCTCTGAGGACATTATCATGACTGGGAGCAGCGACAAGAGCGTCATCATGTGGCGATTTTCCACTGGTGAGAAACTCAAAGAGATTGCACCCGCTCATCAGGACTCTGTGTTAAACCTCAGATTTGATGAGCGTTATCTTGTCACATGTTCTAAAGATAGGTTGATAAAGGTTTGGAATCGGCGTGAGCTAATGCCCGGTGACAAAGAATATCCTGTGGTCCATCATGGATCTGGGGTTATGTTTCCAGCGCACATCGTTGATATAAGCGAGCTTCCTTCCCCTATTACAGAAACAGAGCTAGCTAAGCGTCAAATCCGAAGCCTAGCTCCGTACTCTCTTTTAATGACGATCGCAGGGCACGGCGCTGCAGTTAATGCTATCCAGATAAGCGAAGATGAGATTATTTCCGCTTCAGGTGACCGGTTAATCAAGATCTGGAACATCCGCAGTGGTATCTGCAAGAAGACCCTTGTGGGCCACGAGAAAGGTATCGCATGCGTCCAGTTTGATGGCCGGCGTATCATTAGCGGAAGTAATGATGACTCCGTTCGCATCTTCGATCACAGCTCCGGTGCGGAGGTTGCTTGTTTATCTGGTCACGCCGACTTAGTAAGAACCGTCCAAGCTGGCTTTGGCGACCCACCAGGAGCTGAAGAGGCTATGAAGATGGAAGCTCTGGCTGTTGATAACGAGTTCCGTGATGCTCGACGCTCTGACGAAGCTGTAGACTACGGTCCAAGAGCTCTCAGACGTGCCGGCCACCACCAAAACACGGCTGGTTCCAGAAACCCAAAGGATATCAAGGCTCTGGGTGCTCATATCCCACCAGGAGGAGGCGGAAGTAAGTGGGCTAGAATTGTCTCTGGTTCGTATGACGAATTAGTGCTTGTCTGGAAGAAGGACAGAGATGGCGCCTGGGTCGTCAGCCAACCACTGTCTCATGTGAAAACTTTGAAGCAAATCAACGGAGAGGATACCGATGATGAAGCTCCTCCTCGTAATCCACGAAACGCCTTTGCCCAGCAAGCTCAGAGAGTTCGACCGCCCAACCCGGCTGCCGGCCCAGCAACAAATCATCCTTTCACCCCTCAGCTTCAACAGCATCCACCAGTTGTGCAAGCTCCAGGAGCGACGCACCACAATCACCATCATCACGCAGCGCGAAACCAGCAAGCCCGtgcaaataataataacaacaataacaacaataacaataataacaatGGTAACAACCCGCCATCCTCCAGGGTCTTTAAGGTCCAATTCGACGCGCGGAAAATCGTCTGTGCCACCC contains the following coding sequences:
- a CDS encoding beta-TrCP/Slimb protein, with the translated sequence MAGETTAANYSPDLTAPSLPAPYRLDEGYSDETRSQVDKELADLPSDDVMPLPDWLLANSEEDRAEIAYSLLRTLPTSTVAAVVDRLAPVLHMDPVVKLPPEITSEIFSYLEPKTLLTASLASRAWRGRIIDSGLWRGKYIDEGWRVDIDAIRSFEERQSKLSSPSLRKSRLRNADTDDGEPKNKKRVPPCWLDSRSTGYVGSYIIGRQDGQQTSAEADTEGDHLMSDVANDQSGSTSSEHQLRSSSIRETQTELSRTTPGPMPSSAQSSPKSSILLRMPNGGVRINWLHLYKQRRRLEENWNRGRLTKFQIPHPEHLAECHKECIYSIQFWGNWLVSGSRDRTVRVWNIDTQRLRYRPLVGHSKSVLCLQFDPRPSEDIIMTGSSDKSVIMWRFSTGEKLKEIAPAHQDSVLNLRFDERYLVTCSKDRLIKVWNRRELMPGDKEYPVVHHGSGVMFPAHIVDISELPSPITETELAKRQIRSLAPYSLLMTIAGHGAAVNAIQISEDEIISASGDRLIKIWNIRSGICKKTLVGHEKGIACVQFDGRRIISGSNDDSVRIFDHSSGAEVACLSGHADLVRTVQAGFGDPPGAEEAMKMEALAVDNEFRDARRSDEAVDYGPRALRRAGHHQNTAGSRNPKDIKALGAHIPPGGGGSKWARIVSGSYDELVLVWKKDRDGAWVVSQPLSHVKTLKQINGEDTDDEAPPRNPRNAFAQQAQRVRPPNPAAGPATNHPFTPQLQQHPPVVQAPGATHHNHHHHAARNQQARANNNNNNNNNNNNNNGNNPPSSRVFKVQFDARKIVCATQDPRIVVWDFADDDEEIKEASQFFTGL